A window of Proteus columbae contains these coding sequences:
- the fliO gene encoding flagellar biosynthetic protein FliO, translating into MEQLPSFSSQGAVNTTAPATTQTVQTPTQPLPVGQSLAQVSTALAGIIVLIIVAMWLFRRFGFARGSFKGTTAQLSVKASCSLGAKERVVVVEVEQEWLVLGVTASQVNLLHKLPVPDKASQEANSSPTSPLFTQILQKTLKRDKGNS; encoded by the coding sequence ATGGAACAGCTTCCTTCCTTTTCCAGCCAAGGTGCGGTAAATACTACCGCACCCGCTACAACACAAACTGTTCAAACACCTACACAACCATTGCCTGTAGGTCAAAGCCTTGCTCAAGTTAGCACGGCACTTGCAGGCATTATCGTTCTTATTATTGTTGCTATGTGGTTATTTCGCCGTTTTGGCTTTGCCCGTGGTTCATTTAAAGGAACGACAGCACAACTTAGCGTTAAAGCAAGTTGTTCATTAGGTGCGAAAGAACGTGTGGTGGTGGTTGAAGTAGAACAGGAATGGCTCGTATTAGGTGTAACTGCATCGCAGGTAAATCTGCTGCATAAATTACCCGTCCCTGATAAAGCCTCGCAGGAAGCGAACTCATCACCAACATCGCCATTGTTTACTCAAATATTACAAAAAACGCTAAAGCGAGATAAAGGCAACTCATAA